One Stigmatella aurantiaca genomic region harbors:
- a CDS encoding lytic transglycosylase domain-containing protein produces MSLAPVSRNAPAFSSSNDLSVTRGSALGQTAPAIGCGRGGLAQGMKALQQDSFQSGPGLAGDWSKFMEGAASLLDAAAQLVNLLQSPELGGDLSAGCGTDGASSLASPFEDSFAPESSAGPSTGAAPSAPASPAPSAAAPSATGSAGASSASGEGALGGGFPPALNKYKGAIESAAAKAGVPASMLAAQIWQESRGDLGAATTNGGNGLTDTGLMQVNPNTFQELQSKHPELQGKNLADPETNILAGAFYMKDMKEQFGSWDLALRAYNSGPNGVDRSNPNAIPAGTGDATYVEKVQKFAEIIATGNGTLPA; encoded by the coding sequence ATGAGCCTCGCTCCCGTCTCCCGCAACGCCCCGGCTTTCAGCTCCTCGAACGACCTGTCCGTGACCCGTGGCAGTGCCCTGGGCCAGACGGCGCCGGCCATCGGCTGCGGCCGCGGAGGCCTGGCGCAGGGAATGAAGGCGCTGCAGCAGGACAGCTTCCAGTCCGGGCCGGGGCTGGCTGGGGACTGGTCGAAGTTCATGGAAGGCGCCGCGAGCCTCCTGGATGCGGCGGCCCAGCTGGTGAACCTGCTGCAGTCTCCCGAGCTCGGTGGGGACCTGTCCGCGGGCTGCGGCACCGACGGCGCCTCGTCCCTGGCGTCGCCCTTCGAGGACAGCTTCGCGCCCGAGTCCTCCGCCGGTCCGTCCACGGGGGCCGCCCCGTCGGCGCCGGCCTCGCCCGCCCCGTCGGCGGCTGCGCCCTCGGCGACGGGCTCTGCGGGAGCCTCCTCGGCCTCGGGTGAGGGCGCGCTGGGCGGCGGGTTCCCCCCGGCCCTGAACAAGTACAAGGGCGCCATCGAGTCGGCGGCGGCCAAGGCGGGCGTGCCGGCCTCCATGCTGGCCGCACAGATCTGGCAGGAGTCCCGCGGCGACCTGGGCGCCGCCACCACCAACGGTGGCAACGGCCTGACGGACACCGGCCTGATGCAGGTCAACCCCAACACCTTCCAGGAGCTGCAGAGCAAGCACCCCGAGCTGCAGGGCAAGAACCTGGCGGACCCGGAGACGAACATCCTGGCCGGCGCCTTCTACATGAAGGACATGAAGGAGCAGTTCGGCAGCTGGGATCTCGCCCTGCGCGCCTACAACTCCGGCCCCAACGGCGTGGACCGCAGCAACCCGAACGCCATCCCGGCGGGCACGGGTGACGCCACCTACGTGGAGAAGGTGCAGAAGTTCGCGGAGATCATCGCCACCGGCAACGGCACCCTGCCGGCGTAG
- a CDS encoding (2Fe-2S)-binding protein, protein METSAQRISLKINGAEKQLDVAPWTTLLDLLRESLQLTGTKKGCDHGQCGACTVLVDGQRINSCLTLAVMKDGASVTTVEGLAQGEALHPVQEAFVAQDAFQCGYCTPGQICSAVGLIAEGKAKSAEDIRELMSGNLCRCGAYPNILAAIQQAMGARQGGEGR, encoded by the coding sequence GTGGAGACGTCAGCGCAGCGCATTTCCCTGAAGATCAACGGAGCCGAGAAGCAGCTGGACGTGGCCCCGTGGACCACGTTGCTGGACCTTCTCCGCGAATCCCTCCAGCTGACCGGGACCAAGAAGGGGTGTGACCACGGCCAGTGCGGGGCCTGCACCGTCCTGGTGGATGGGCAGCGCATCAACTCCTGCCTGACGTTGGCCGTCATGAAGGACGGCGCCAGCGTCACCACCGTGGAGGGGCTGGCGCAGGGCGAGGCCTTGCACCCGGTGCAGGAGGCCTTCGTCGCGCAGGACGCCTTCCAGTGTGGCTACTGCACCCCGGGCCAGATCTGCTCCGCCGTGGGGTTGATTGCCGAGGGCAAGGCGAAGAGCGCGGAGGACATCCGCGAGCTGATGAGCGGCAACCTCTGCCGCTGCGGTGCCTACCCCAACATCCTCGCGGCGATTCAGCAGGCGATGGGCGCGCGCCAGGGCGGGGAGGGGCGATGA
- a CDS encoding xanthine dehydrogenase family protein molybdopterin-binding subunit, translating to MTASSTPLGQPVSRVDGRAKVTGEAKYAAEFHVPGLTYGQVVSSTIARGRIQKIDASEALGLPGVLQVFTHENRPRLAWFDRSYRDDDAPSGSPFRPLADDKILYSGQPVALVVAETLELARHAASLIRIEYDVREHETDLHARRSKAYAPSQGKDGFEPPPKPRGHADKALSKAAVQIDAEYASPVEHHNPMEMHASTVIYEDDGSLTIYDKTQGVQNSQKYVSNVFNLPKEQVHVLSPFVGGAFGSGLRPQYQLFMAVMAARELKRPVRVVLTRQQMFTFGHRPATLQRVALGASADGTLEAIIHEAVGETSRFEDYIEVVVNWAGMLYRCDNFRFDYKVAQLDCYTPLDMRAPGAVLGVYALECAMDELAHKAGVDPLALRLKNYSERDQNKDKPYSSKELRACYEQGAERFGWARRSPAPRSMREGKQLVGWGMATGIWDAMQQPSSARAVLSIDGKLTVSSATADIGTGTYTVMTQIAAETLGVRVQDVTFKLGDSSLPMAPIEGGSWTVSSVGSAVKRACEKVREQLFKFARKVEGSPLAKARLEDVTFSGGALRLTAEPDKAVTITQAMRQGDVLSLEEEVLATPDPQQLQYTRCTHSAVFAEVKVDEDFGTVRVTRVVSAIAGGRILNPKTARSQILGGIVWGIGMALQEETAIDQTLGRFMNHNLAEYHVPVNADVQGIEVLFVDEEDAIVNALGAKGMGEIGIVGVAAAIANAVFHATGKRVRSLPITLDKLL from the coding sequence ATGACGGCTTCCTCCACGCCGCTCGGCCAGCCGGTCAGCCGTGTCGATGGCCGTGCCAAGGTCACGGGCGAGGCCAAGTACGCCGCGGAGTTCCATGTCCCTGGCCTGACTTACGGGCAGGTGGTGTCCAGCACCATCGCCCGGGGACGCATCCAGAAGATCGACGCGAGCGAGGCCCTGGGGCTCCCGGGCGTGCTGCAGGTCTTCACGCACGAGAACCGGCCCCGGCTGGCCTGGTTCGATCGCAGCTACCGGGATGATGACGCGCCCTCGGGCTCGCCCTTCCGGCCGCTCGCGGATGACAAGATTCTCTACAGTGGGCAGCCCGTGGCGCTGGTGGTCGCCGAGACGCTGGAGCTTGCCCGCCATGCCGCGTCGCTCATCCGGATTGAGTACGACGTCCGTGAGCACGAGACGGATCTGCACGCCCGGCGCAGCAAGGCGTACGCGCCCTCCCAGGGGAAGGACGGCTTCGAGCCCCCGCCCAAGCCCAGGGGACATGCGGACAAGGCCCTCTCCAAGGCCGCGGTCCAGATCGACGCGGAGTACGCGTCGCCCGTCGAGCACCACAACCCGATGGAGATGCACGCCTCGACGGTCATCTATGAGGACGATGGCTCGCTCACCATCTACGACAAGACCCAGGGCGTCCAGAACAGCCAGAAGTATGTCTCGAATGTGTTCAACCTCCCGAAGGAGCAGGTGCACGTGCTGTCGCCCTTCGTCGGAGGGGCTTTTGGCTCGGGCTTGAGGCCGCAGTACCAGCTGTTCATGGCGGTCATGGCGGCGCGCGAGCTGAAGCGCCCGGTGCGGGTGGTGCTGACACGCCAGCAGATGTTCACCTTCGGCCACCGCCCGGCGACCCTTCAACGGGTGGCCCTCGGGGCCTCCGCGGACGGCACGCTGGAGGCCATCATCCACGAGGCGGTGGGCGAGACATCGCGGTTCGAGGACTACATCGAGGTGGTCGTCAACTGGGCGGGGATGCTCTACCGGTGCGACAACTTCCGGTTCGACTACAAGGTGGCCCAGCTCGATTGCTACACGCCCCTGGACATGCGCGCGCCGGGGGCGGTCCTGGGCGTCTATGCCCTGGAGTGCGCCATGGACGAGCTCGCCCACAAGGCGGGAGTCGATCCGCTCGCGCTGCGCCTCAAGAACTACTCCGAGCGTGACCAGAACAAGGACAAGCCGTACTCCAGCAAAGAGCTGCGCGCCTGCTACGAGCAGGGCGCCGAGCGGTTCGGGTGGGCCCGGAGAAGTCCCGCCCCGCGCTCGATGCGGGAGGGCAAGCAGCTCGTGGGGTGGGGCATGGCCACCGGCATCTGGGACGCCATGCAGCAGCCCTCGAGCGCGCGGGCCGTCCTGAGCATCGATGGGAAGCTCACCGTCAGCAGCGCCACCGCCGACATTGGCACGGGCACCTATACGGTCATGACGCAGATCGCCGCGGAGACGCTCGGCGTGCGCGTGCAGGACGTGACGTTCAAGCTGGGGGATTCCTCGCTGCCCATGGCGCCCATCGAAGGGGGCTCCTGGACGGTGTCCTCCGTCGGCTCGGCCGTGAAGCGGGCCTGCGAGAAGGTGCGCGAGCAGCTGTTCAAGTTCGCCCGCAAGGTGGAGGGCTCTCCGCTGGCCAAGGCCCGCCTGGAGGACGTGACGTTCTCCGGTGGGGCCCTCCGGCTCACGGCGGAGCCGGACAAGGCCGTGACGATTACCCAGGCCATGCGCCAGGGGGATGTGCTCAGCCTCGAGGAGGAGGTGCTGGCCACCCCGGACCCCCAGCAGCTGCAGTACACCCGGTGCACCCACTCCGCCGTGTTCGCCGAGGTGAAGGTGGACGAGGACTTCGGCACGGTGCGGGTCACCCGCGTCGTCAGTGCCATCGCGGGGGGGCGGATTCTCAATCCGAAGACCGCGCGGAGTCAGATCCTCGGCGGAATCGTTTGGGGCATTGGCATGGCGCTCCAGGAGGAAACCGCCATCGATCAGACCCTGGGGCGGTTCATGAACCACAACCTGGCCGAGTACCATGTCCCGGTGAACGCGGATGTGCAGGGCATCGAGGTGCTCTTCGTCGACGAGGAGGACGCCATCGTCAACGCCCTGGGCGCCAAGGGAATGGGAGAGATTGGCATCGTCGGCGTCGCGGCCGCCATCGCCAATGCCGTGTTTCACGCGACGGGCAAGCGGGTTCGCAGCTTGCCCATCACGCTCGACAAGCTGTTGTAG
- a CDS encoding FAD binding domain-containing protein yields MNRFSYIRAENITSAVRTAAQHPQAQFIGGGTNLLDLMKENVSRPSHLVDITRLPLREVEETGAGGLRIGALVTNSAIAYHPHVERRYPLLAKAILAGASPQLRNMATAGGNLLQRTRCYYFYDTGTPCNKREPGAGCGALKGFNRIHAILGTSDQCIATHPSDMCVALAALDAVIRVTGKDGERTMVFSEFHRLPGDTPHLDTNLQPGELITAVELPREGFAANHAYLKVRDRASYAFALVSVAAALDLKEGQIQEARLALGGVAHKPWRDTEAEAMLRGKPATLESFQPVAEAIVRGAKGFGHNTFKIELAKRTVVRALAQAAGMEHPS; encoded by the coding sequence ATGAACCGCTTCTCCTATATTCGCGCCGAGAACATCACCAGCGCGGTCCGCACGGCGGCGCAGCACCCCCAGGCCCAGTTCATCGGCGGCGGAACGAACCTTCTCGATTTGATGAAGGAGAACGTCTCCCGCCCCAGCCACCTGGTGGACATCACCCGGCTGCCCTTGCGCGAAGTCGAGGAGACCGGGGCCGGGGGCCTGCGCATTGGCGCCCTGGTCACGAACTCGGCCATCGCCTACCACCCGCACGTCGAACGGCGCTACCCGCTGCTCGCGAAGGCCATTCTGGCCGGAGCCTCTCCGCAGCTGCGGAACATGGCGACGGCGGGGGGCAATCTGCTCCAGCGCACGCGCTGTTACTATTTCTATGACACGGGCACGCCCTGCAACAAACGCGAGCCGGGGGCCGGCTGTGGCGCGCTGAAGGGGTTCAATCGCATCCACGCCATCCTGGGCACGAGCGACCAGTGCATCGCGACCCACCCCTCGGACATGTGCGTGGCGCTCGCGGCGCTGGACGCGGTCATCCGGGTGACGGGCAAGGACGGAGAGCGCACGATGGTCTTCTCCGAGTTTCACCGGCTCCCGGGCGACACCCCACACCTGGACACGAACCTACAGCCCGGCGAGCTCATCACCGCCGTGGAGCTGCCCCGGGAGGGCTTTGCCGCGAATCACGCCTACCTCAAGGTGCGGGACCGCGCCTCGTATGCCTTTGCCCTGGTCTCGGTGGCCGCCGCGCTCGACTTGAAGGAGGGGCAGATTCAAGAGGCCCGGCTCGCGCTCGGGGGCGTGGCCCACAAGCCCTGGCGGGACACGGAGGCCGAGGCGATGTTGCGTGGGAAGCCCGCCACGCTGGAGAGCTTCCAACCCGTGGCGGAGGCGATCGTCCGCGGGGCGAAAGGGTTTGGCCACAACACCTTCAAGATCGAGCTGGCGAAGCGCACGGTGGTCCGTGCCCTGGCGCAGGCCGCGGGAATGGAGCACCCCTCATGA
- a CDS encoding serine/threonine-protein kinase, producing the protein MNSRNTRSERKGASNAVPNTARSGPALTPDDAPPVSQVGRYILLKQLGKGGMGVVYAAYDPDLDRKVALKLLRPDGGTDSEEARARLLREAQAMARVSHPNVIPIFDVGVWGDQVFLAMEIVDGGTLASWLKAKPRSWREVLERFLAAGQGLQAAHAAGLVHRDFKPANVLVSQAGRVFVTDFGLARKVGEDTEEPLPEQAQLMLPPENRMLETTLTETGLVMGTPNYMSPEQFRDAELDARSDQFSFCVALYWGLYRQRAFEPESMRSYASATSGAQPPAPEQTEPMRPTNTPWLAKSSQVPSDIIREPPRDVKVPAWVRDVVMRGLSLEPASRFPSMQQLLEALSQERRQLQRRKWAVAACTAGVGLAVVAGGVYQQSQVCSGAGALVGQVWGAAQRQAMEAAFVATGRPLARETALHVAQVLDGYARDWAHQSTAACEATRVEGTQPEELLARRVVCLERRRKDMRATVGLLEQADAALVEKAVEAAYALPSLQECEDAESLADQQRLPSDPVRRADIERLEGRLAEVKALVTAGRYPAALEAAQQIDAPVKATGHLPLIAELRLQMGVAQDRLGELPEAARNLSQAVYDAEAGRADRLKVAILNRLIFVEDGQRHFPQAASWGGLAEATLQRLGGEPELESELRVVQANLAISQERFQEAQALLMQSRQLLERVLEPGHPKLARNTFLLGRTLMDLGEPQRAQEMLELALKQTEAAVGPMHPDMAHRHGLLAVLLREQGDYARALVHAQAAAEIRKALIGERSVAFADALDEVSMSLMGLGRHEEALRASEEALKLKQEALPADDEGLQYSYDGVGQALLLMGKARESIEPLKRAVSFASAPADVLAESGFALARALWLSGNPPEAARGEAVHARERFAEAGLKARVAEVDSWLKSVPQQTARRPAHPPRKPRR; encoded by the coding sequence ATGAATTCGAGAAACACTCGGAGCGAGCGCAAGGGTGCATCCAACGCCGTGCCGAATACGGCCCGCTCCGGGCCGGCCCTGACGCCCGACGATGCGCCGCCCGTGTCCCAGGTGGGGCGCTACATCCTGCTCAAGCAGCTGGGCAAGGGTGGGATGGGGGTGGTGTACGCCGCGTATGATCCGGACCTGGACCGCAAGGTGGCGCTCAAGCTGCTGCGGCCGGACGGCGGGACGGATTCGGAGGAGGCCCGGGCGCGGCTGCTGCGCGAGGCGCAGGCCATGGCGCGCGTCTCCCACCCCAACGTCATCCCCATCTTCGATGTGGGCGTCTGGGGTGACCAAGTTTTTCTGGCCATGGAGATCGTGGACGGTGGGACGCTGGCCTCCTGGCTGAAGGCCAAGCCCCGGTCCTGGCGGGAGGTGCTGGAGCGGTTCCTGGCGGCGGGCCAGGGGCTGCAGGCGGCCCACGCGGCGGGGCTGGTCCACCGGGACTTCAAGCCGGCCAACGTCCTGGTGAGCCAGGCGGGCCGCGTGTTCGTCACCGACTTCGGTCTCGCGCGGAAGGTGGGCGAGGACACGGAGGAGCCGCTTCCGGAGCAGGCGCAGCTGATGCTGCCCCCGGAGAACCGCATGCTGGAGACGACCCTCACCGAGACGGGCCTGGTGATGGGGACGCCCAACTACATGTCCCCGGAGCAGTTCCGGGACGCCGAGCTCGATGCGCGCTCGGATCAGTTCAGCTTCTGTGTGGCGCTCTACTGGGGGCTCTACCGCCAGCGGGCCTTCGAGCCCGAGAGCATGCGGTCCTACGCCTCGGCGACCTCGGGCGCTCAGCCGCCAGCGCCCGAGCAGACCGAGCCGATGCGGCCGACGAATACCCCGTGGCTGGCCAAGTCCTCCCAGGTACCCTCGGACATCATCCGGGAGCCCCCCCGCGATGTGAAGGTCCCCGCGTGGGTGCGGGACGTGGTGATGCGCGGCCTGTCGCTCGAGCCCGCGTCGCGCTTCCCGTCGATGCAGCAGTTGCTGGAGGCGCTCTCTCAGGAGCGGCGCCAGCTCCAGCGGCGCAAGTGGGCCGTGGCGGCGTGCACGGCGGGCGTGGGCCTGGCGGTGGTGGCGGGGGGCGTGTACCAGCAGTCCCAGGTCTGCTCGGGCGCCGGGGCGTTGGTGGGGCAGGTGTGGGGCGCGGCCCAGCGGCAGGCGATGGAGGCGGCGTTCGTGGCCACCGGACGGCCCCTGGCGCGGGAGACCGCCCTGCATGTCGCCCAGGTGCTGGATGGCTACGCCCGGGATTGGGCGCACCAGAGCACCGCGGCGTGCGAGGCCACGCGCGTGGAGGGCACCCAGCCCGAGGAGCTGTTGGCCCGGCGGGTGGTCTGCCTGGAGCGGCGGCGCAAGGACATGCGGGCCACGGTGGGGCTGCTGGAGCAGGCGGATGCCGCCCTGGTGGAGAAGGCGGTGGAGGCGGCCTACGCGCTGCCGTCCTTGCAGGAGTGTGAGGACGCCGAGTCCCTGGCGGATCAGCAGCGGCTGCCGTCGGATCCGGTGCGGCGCGCGGACATCGAGCGGCTGGAGGGCAGGCTCGCGGAGGTGAAGGCCCTGGTGACCGCGGGCCGCTACCCGGCCGCGCTGGAGGCCGCGCAGCAGATCGATGCGCCGGTGAAGGCCACCGGCCACCTGCCCCTCATCGCGGAGCTGCGCCTGCAAATGGGCGTGGCCCAGGACCGGCTGGGGGAGCTTCCCGAGGCGGCGCGCAACCTGTCCCAGGCTGTCTACGACGCCGAGGCGGGGCGCGCGGACCGGTTGAAGGTCGCCATCCTCAACCGGCTGATCTTCGTGGAGGACGGGCAGCGGCACTTCCCGCAGGCGGCGAGCTGGGGCGGCCTCGCGGAGGCCACGCTCCAGCGGCTGGGGGGCGAGCCGGAGCTGGAGTCCGAGCTGCGCGTCGTCCAGGCCAACCTGGCGATCTCCCAGGAGCGCTTCCAGGAGGCCCAGGCGCTGCTGATGCAGTCCCGCCAGTTGCTGGAGCGGGTCCTCGAGCCGGGCCATCCGAAGCTGGCCCGGAACACCTTCCTGTTGGGCAGGACGCTGATGGACCTGGGCGAGCCCCAGCGGGCCCAGGAGATGCTGGAGCTGGCCCTGAAGCAGACCGAGGCCGCGGTGGGGCCCATGCATCCGGACATGGCCCACCGCCATGGCCTGCTCGCCGTGCTCCTGCGGGAGCAGGGGGACTACGCCCGGGCGCTGGTGCACGCGCAGGCGGCGGCGGAGATCCGCAAGGCCTTGATCGGCGAGCGGAGCGTGGCGTTCGCGGATGCCCTGGACGAGGTGAGCATGTCCTTGATGGGGCTGGGCCGCCATGAGGAGGCCCTCCGCGCGTCCGAGGAGGCCTTGAAGCTGAAGCAGGAGGCGCTCCCGGCGGATGACGAGGGGCTCCAGTATTCGTATGACGGCGTGGGGCAGGCGCTGCTGCTCATGGGCAAGGCGCGCGAGTCGATCGAGCCCCTGAAGCGGGCCGTCTCCTTTGCCTCGGCGCCCGCCGATGTGCTGGCGGAGTCGGGCTTTGCCCTGGCCCGGGCGCTCTGGCTGTCCGGCAACCCGCCCGAGGCCGCACGCGGCGAAGCCGTCCATGCCCGCGAGCGCTTCGCCGAGGCCGGGCTGAAGGCCCGCGTGGCCGAGGTGGACTCCTGGCTGAAGTCGGTCCCCCAACAGACCGCCCGCCGCCCTGCCCACCCTCCGCGGAAGCCTCGCAGGTAA
- a CDS encoding sigma 54-interacting transcriptional regulator, with product MDPTATLRRAKPGRVRLKLLVLSGQEAGSSHALTRPEYMVGKAPTCDIVLSDKTISRQHLKLEVREEHVLAIDLDSRNGSFCEGLRFSQLELRPGSVITLGTTELKLVPEDTRERSLLLSKKNNFGALVGNSRKMREAFTLLERMAPGGADVLIQGETGTGKDVCAETLHQQSQRSQGPFVIVDMAGVAPTLIESELFGHVKGAFTGAQADRAGAFERANGGTVFLDEVGELPLELQPRLLRVLERRQVKRVGSNDYRTVSTRVITATHVDLEEAVKAGKFRRDLFHRLAVLRVTLPPLRERPDDIPLLIDTMLERMGKPPSALSDQTRALLAQYPWPGNVRELRNVVEQVVSLGEDALPEMEALSGETPLPKAGAATEMDLPFKEAKERLIEGFERDYLRGLIERCEGNISRASREAGIDRVYLRKLLRKHGLEDRAGASADDKSPRGQ from the coding sequence TTGGATCCCACCGCAACCCTTCGCCGGGCCAAGCCAGGCCGGGTGCGGTTGAAGCTGTTGGTGCTCTCGGGCCAGGAGGCGGGCAGCAGCCATGCCCTCACGCGCCCCGAGTATATGGTGGGCAAGGCGCCCACCTGCGACATCGTCTTGAGTGACAAGACCATCTCGCGCCAGCACCTGAAGCTGGAGGTCCGCGAGGAGCACGTGCTGGCGATCGATCTGGATTCGCGCAACGGCTCCTTCTGCGAGGGGCTGCGCTTCTCCCAGCTGGAGCTGCGCCCGGGCAGTGTCATCACCCTGGGCACCACGGAGCTCAAGCTGGTGCCGGAGGACACCCGGGAGCGCTCGTTGCTCCTCTCGAAGAAGAACAACTTCGGGGCGCTGGTGGGCAACAGCCGCAAGATGCGCGAGGCCTTCACCCTGCTGGAGCGCATGGCCCCCGGAGGCGCGGACGTGCTCATCCAGGGCGAGACGGGCACGGGCAAGGATGTGTGCGCCGAGACGCTGCACCAGCAGAGCCAGCGCAGCCAGGGGCCCTTCGTCATCGTGGACATGGCGGGCGTGGCCCCCACGCTCATCGAGTCGGAGCTGTTTGGCCACGTGAAGGGCGCCTTCACGGGGGCCCAGGCCGACCGGGCCGGGGCCTTCGAGCGCGCCAATGGCGGCACCGTCTTCCTGGATGAGGTGGGGGAGCTGCCCCTGGAGCTTCAGCCCCGGCTGCTGCGCGTGCTGGAGCGCCGCCAGGTCAAGCGCGTGGGCTCCAACGACTACCGCACCGTGAGCACCCGGGTCATCACCGCGACGCACGTGGACCTGGAGGAGGCGGTGAAGGCGGGCAAGTTCCGCCGGGACTTGTTCCACCGGCTCGCGGTGCTCCGCGTCACGCTGCCGCCCCTGCGCGAGCGGCCCGACGACATCCCCCTGCTCATCGACACCATGCTGGAGCGGATGGGCAAGCCTCCCAGCGCCCTGTCGGACCAGACGCGGGCGCTGCTGGCCCAGTACCCGTGGCCGGGCAATGTGCGCGAGCTGCGCAACGTGGTGGAGCAGGTGGTGAGCCTGGGCGAGGACGCGCTGCCGGAGATGGAGGCGCTCTCAGGCGAAACCCCGCTGCCCAAGGCGGGGGCCGCCACCGAGATGGACCTTCCCTTCAAGGAGGCCAAGGAGCGCCTCATCGAAGGGTTCGAGCGCGACTACCTCCGGGGCCTGATCGAACGGTGTGAAGGCAACATCTCCCGCGCCTCCCGCGAGGCGGGCATCGACCGGGTCTACCTGCGCAAGCTGCTGCGCAAGCACGGCCTGGAGGACAGGGCCGGGGCCTCCGCGGACGACAAGAGTCCCCGGGGACAATGA